CGGACACACAGTGgctggtgtgatttggacaagcgatatgtttaatattactaaacttaaataaacagacaaccagcgctctgtagcagcggtgACCAGGACTCATCCCCATCAATGATGTTgtcgttcacaacaacagtgcCTCATTTGCATCAACATCAGCTTGTCTTTACTCATCACAGCTCAATTACAGCAGGtcacttttaaagtttcagaaagaaaagctgcacgtccaaattcacacattcatgtaACTCAGTAGCTGTTAAAGGCAGATTtagaaattgaaataaaaagttatataatatattgacTGATTAGTGGGCTCAAAATCAAGCTTTAGTAACAACCTGTGAATACGgaaatgttcaaattaaaaataaaacacaaccttttctctctccagaaGTGAGCCATGTCCCTCTCAAGCTGCCAGATGACTTGTCAGCGGCAAATTGGCTTCGGCTGCTTACTGTTGGTGTGTTTCCTGCTAATTTCTTTGACATACTACAAGTCAGATATCGAGTTCCCGGATTTTAGTGATTATCTGAAGAGAGGCAATCATTCTTGTGTGTGCCCTGTGGAAGCACAGACCCAGGGCTCAAACCCAAACCGTTCCTCGGAGCAGCACGTGGAAGCACCTACCGATGGTCCCCAGCTGATCCAGGACGTGCAGGTGGACGCTGAGCCTGATACTCTTCTCTTGATTTGGATGTGGCCATTTGGCCACGAATTCAATCTCACCTGCGATATGTTCAAATATAAAGGCTGCCGCTTGACCGATGACAAGTCTCTTTACCACGAAGCCCACGGGGTTTTCATCCACCACAGGGACAttcatggaaatctggaaaACCTGCCGAGTGAGCCACGTCCCTGGTTTCAGAAATGGGTTTGGTGGAACATGGAGTCACCTTCAAACTGTGCAAAATTACCCGGACTTGATAACTTGTTCAACTTGACATCCTGTTATCGCTCAGATTCACATATCCCAGTGCCTTATGGGATTTTGGTGCCACAAACATCTGAGGTGGAGAGTTTCCAGCTGCCAACCAAGGACAAGTTGGTCTGTTGGATTGTGAGTAACTGGAATGCGGGCTTCAAAAGAGTTCAGTACTACAACgaactgaaaaaacacatccaGATAGAAACCTATGGGTTGGCTTTTGGCAAAAATGTAGATGTTCAAAACTATGACAGCATTGTATCTAGTTGTAAATTCTACCTCTCCTTTGAAAACTCTCAGCACAAAGATTATATCTCAGAGAAGGTATTCCATCCCATGAAATTTGGAACTGTACCCATAGTTCTTGGCACTTCAAGAGAAAACTGCGAGGATCATATCCCAGGTGACTCTTTCATTCATGTCGATGACTTTTCCTCTCCAAAGGAGCTGGCAGAGAGGCTCCTTCACCTAGGCCAGAATACGACCGAATACATGAGATACTTTGACTGGAAAAAGAGGTATAAAGTTGAAAGTTCACAGTTCGGCAGAGACCATGCCTGCAAAGCTTGTCGTTacttacaaaaaaacaaaggatACCATGCTAGTCATTCTTTTACCAAGTGGTTCTGGGATCAATAGCACTAAATATAAGAGCATTGATCAAATTATCTTTTAGTTTGGTTCACTGATGAGAATGGGCTCAAGGGAACTTCTTTGGTGAAGGAATGATAATATTAACTGGATTCTAACCAGGACCCAGtattttgaatgtttgtgtgtaagtaggatttaaaaataactgcTGGATGGATTTCCCCTTAAGTAAAAGGAGATTAAGTTTCCGTTGCTGTTTGAATGGTTATGCAagaactactgaaccgattttataattttttaatgataatcaatattaatgaattaatgtaTATAAGGGTGACATGTGGGCCATGGAAGAActcattaacttttggagcagatgTGATTTAATGGGctgattcagattttaatttttttacctTCTTTTACATTGCAAGACAGGGTGTCGTTATCTTTTATTAGATACTTTTAGATAGGtaatatctatgaacaggtACAATTTGAAGTGGATATGGATATATCTGATCttaatacatgtatatgcaatATATTGTGAAAATGACCTTTTGCATAGTTATGTGTTCTCCAAGTGCCTTTCTAgctacctccgccaaggagattatgttttcatctgtctttgtttgttcaccagattgcacaaaaactactgaacgaaATGCTTTGTGTTGGACTTTGTTTTGGGTTAGTCTTTCTGGTGTTTGATCACAGATAACACCGTCACGTCCTTCATGACACTTAGCTTAGTCAGTCACCTGTGAATCATTTACCCCTGAACCAGTGTGGATACATCTGCTTTTTTATAGCCTACAttttttgtctgcctgtgtaTGCATCTGCACAGAGTCCAATTTGACAGGCTATTGGAGAGCATGTGAAATAAACAATGTAAAGCACTTCCTCACGTTTTACATATCCATATGTCAAACCTTGTTCATATTGCATTAAAAAGCCGACACCAAATGGATTCTGATGTGCATTGTCTACACATccagtatttcatttttaaaatgtttttttggggaaacttgtttttattaactAATGAATGTAACCTCTGGAGTGAAAGAAGGAATTTGCATTTGTGCATGTTCGTGGGTGTGCGTGTAACAGTGTTTCCTCCGAGTCTGTGCAGACAGCGTGTGTCGAACTGAAGCTCATTATAAAGGCCACATCCTGTGATTAAATGAAACGTCCCATCTCTCATCCAGGAGGCTTCTTCACTTCAGTTCCACACGTGTTGTtagtaaacaacacacacacacacacacacacacacacacacacacacacacacacacacacacacacacacacacagatagacacgcactcaaacatacacacgATGATGTCACATCCGTAAACAAAGACGTCCCACATGAAGCAGAGCCAggtgtaccccccccccccacacccctctGTTAGTTTGGAATGGTCTCGCCTGTTTGTCCACCGAGCCAGCTGGGACTCGACGGATCTTTAAAGCGCAGAACGGAAAAGCACGAGTCCTCCCTTCGCACCTCAGACAGTTCTAGCCTCGGTCCCTCTTTTCCGGACATTTCGAATGAGGTAAAAATCCGTTTCCTTCCGCACACTCGGTTCTTCTCACGACTACGAGCCAATCGGCTTGGTCGGCAACTTTGTCCACGTTTAGTGTCCTCGCTTTGTCGCGGAGCGTGAAAAACGAAAGGGAGCACGGAGCCCTAACGTCAAGAGTTAGCATTGGAATTAGCCAAACTCGTGATTTGTGTCCCAGTGGGGACGTTTGGTTCAGCAACCAAGACGCCTCCTCTGTCCTAAACAACATGGTGGAGTTCGACATTCAGCAACAACCAAAAGCTGTGAAAGCTCATTTACTGCTCCGTTAGCTCCGTTTATATATTGTTAGCATCCCAATAAAAGGCTCTGTTTGACATGTAtgtggagttgttgttgttgttgttgttgttgttgtggtctGCATCGGGGGATCACGTGTACCCACTGTTTTTATTCGCGTGCCTCGTAACCAAACATTTTCCATGTAGGGGTGAGTGACGGGGAGCTGCAGCCAATGAGGGGAGCAGCCCACGTTTGTTAGCCCCTCCTCCACCGCTTTGTTGACATTATGCTGCAGTCGAATCCGGATCGCAGGAGgctgtctttgtttctgcaggAGTTAATGTAACAGCAGGTCACCTGTGGCAGAGCAACGTAAACCTCCATTGTATT
Above is a genomic segment from Hippoglossus hippoglossus isolate fHipHip1 chromosome 23, fHipHip1.pri, whole genome shotgun sequence containing:
- the LOC117757254 gene encoding alpha-(1,3)-fucosyltransferase 9-like — encoded protein: MSLSSCQMTCQRQIGFGCLLLVCFLLISLTYYKSDIEFPDFSDYLKRGNHSCVCPVEAQTQGSNPNRSSEQHVEAPTDGPQLIQDVQVDAEPDTLLLIWMWPFGHEFNLTCDMFKYKGCRLTDDKSLYHEAHGVFIHHRDIHGNLENLPSEPRPWFQKWVWWNMESPSNCAKLPGLDNLFNLTSCYRSDSHIPVPYGILVPQTSEVESFQLPTKDKLVCWIVSNWNAGFKRVQYYNELKKHIQIETYGLAFGKNVDVQNYDSIVSSCKFYLSFENSQHKDYISEKVFHPMKFGTVPIVLGTSRENCEDHIPGDSFIHVDDFSSPKELAERLLHLGQNTTEYMRYFDWKKRYKVESSQFGRDHACKACRYLQKNKGYHASHSFTKWFWDQ